The Athalia rosae chromosome 7, iyAthRosa1.1, whole genome shotgun sequence genome window below encodes:
- the LOC105689258 gene encoding ubinuclein-1 isoform X1 produces the protein MSEQKRVPLQSLGTTKKEKKGEEFVQSYRFSLTLPESNEQACPEFNYRELLKSAEKKRKKENKKGDENNVVNGLDPHDDDDDDKFREMAKRFEAKYGTGTAGRKKHNKYDDYVDLGAGYDETDSFIDNTDAYDEIVPEEMTTVRGGFYINSGALEFKTSEGNPVIGNHNNNNNNEDESSESSEEELEEEGSPKQSKKRALSTSEEEELEENVTEYPLKKPKMDDNGEKNSSNDGALKKKKKQELSILNRQKNTIVRDLLRVKREVREADLPAEDLEDRKKAEKSELTKPKSNSEKKFDIKRFEKKASSNGMEVKSKSETKKIAFYDDTIESVVNAARVEDQSSSDTMDSGKSRSIVCSNSDCDDAMDKEESPLPDALREDMREIINKLKAHAETTKEGKTKFFNGPVISYLLSLEKALRIKYPASVRLQTYDHLVHYLPCSKPTLLNRAKKIYLQDVEDRVKTPLERLKAAIDKIMPSVMVKYTRDCHRVADDKGIEGSPTDPDSSDADDSGNKSSEKSKIPQRRFPWTDETKKLVAEIASARREYFEILKPRKETVETFVSTFMDAKVRPLWPPGWIRLQTLLKYANPQLQGKRKLKKLKDGSATPGISAVVMGSSVQSSNVKMDSNIVNNDERVRTETSSIKENSVMNYSTSNKSNEVNAVQGSHSDKKSVSKSKETKTQEILASSQYNSTSGTTTNSGVSKISVVPTANLMPNKSKADKFNPMDLTSSSLSITPVNDYHKSGKLGESKELKKEDTISITACAEGGQDGVTTVSQSGNTSSNQTLGIYMPSLNQEASVISSIPKPVSLKHRILQESLDVRQEEKVGTEHVPSTDSHKTDRKERKEKRAESSRHKSHHDSKKRRKEHKSHEHADSHKVETTLPAIQSSISKEDQDETVAATNFLSQIEPSVLDEPTGNMITPSEQENDVQKVMRALKELEELQEMKYSPCHSPVSVIQKPSKSSTNTQYVNYQDDYQHLYHKKDDKIRTQKKEDNQW, from the exons aaaaaacgaaaaaaggaaaataaaaaaggtgaTGAAAACAATGTTGTCAATGGGCTGGACCCacacgacgatgatgatgacgacaaATTTCGGGAGATGGCTAAAAGATTCGAAGCTAAATAT GGGACTGGAACagccggaagaaaaaaacacaacaaaTACGACGATTACGTTGACCTCGGAGCTGGGTACGATGAGACAGATTCATTCATCGACAATACGGATGCC TACGATGAAATTGTACCCGAAGAGATGACGACGGTGCGAGGAGGATTTTACATAAATTCTGGGGCCCTGGAGTTTAAAACTTCCGAGGGAAATCCTGTGATCGGCAatcacaataataacaataacaatgaagATGAGAGTAGCGAAAGTAGCGAGGAAGAACTCGAAGAGGAGGGCAGCCCCAAGCAATCGAAAAAAAGAGCTCTCAGTACATcggaggaagaagaattgGAGGAAAATGTGACAGAATACCCGCTCAAA aaaCCTAAAATGGATGACaacggcgaaaaaaattctagcaACGACGGGGccctgaagaaaaagaagaaacaagagCTTTCCATCTTAAATAGGCAAAAAAATACGATCGTTCGGGACTTACTTAGAGTAAAACGGGAGGTACGAGAGGCTGATTTACCTGCAG AAGATCTAGAGGATAGGAAGAAAGCCGAGAAAAGTGAACTCACGAAGCCTAAATCtaactcggaaaaaaaatttgatatcaaaagattcgaaaaaaaagcttcgagtAATGGGATGGAGGTGAAgtcaaagtccgaaacgaaaaaaattgctttttACGACGACACTATAGAGAGCGTAGTGAACGCGGCGCGAGTCGAAGACCAATCTAGTTCAGACACTATGGATTCTGGCAAATCTCGTAGTATAGTCTGTTCAAATTCTGACTGCGACGATGCGATGGATAAGGAAGAAAGTCCGTTACCCGATGCACTGAGAGAAGATATGAGAGAAATTATTAACAAACTGAAAGCTCACGCCGAAACTACCAAGGAggggaaaacaaaattcttcAACGGTCCGGTTATTTCTTATCTTCTCAG cttGGAAAAAGCActtcgaataaaatatccGGCCAGCGTAAGACTCCAAACTTACGACCACCTGGTACATTATTTACCGTGCAGTAAACCGACTCTTCTCAACAGAGCGAAAAAGATTTACCTCCAAGACGTTGAAGATAGAGTTAAGACCCCGCTTGAGAG gTTAAAAGCGGCGATAGACAAAATCATGCCGTCCGTAATGGTCAAGTATACGAGGGACTGCCACAGAGTTGCCGACGACAA GGGTATCGAGGGTTCTCCGACAGATCCTGATAGCAGCGACGCGGATGACAGCGGTAACAAGTCGTCTGAAAAATCTAAGATTCCTCAGCGACGGTTTCCATGGACCGACGAAACAAA AAAACTAGTGGCTGAAATCGCATCTGCACGTCGAGAATACTTCGAAATATTAAAACCACGAAAAGAAACCGTTGAAACTTTTGTATCTACGTTTATGGACGCTAAAGTTCGACCCCTATGGCCACCCGGATGGATTAGACTACAAACGTTACTCAAGTACGCCAATCCTCAACTGCA AGGGaagaggaaattaaaaaagctAAAAGATGGATCAGCGACACCAGGAATCAGTGCGGTAGTGATGGGATCGAGTGTTCAGAGTTCGAATGTGAAAATGGATTCTAATATCGTGAATAACGACGAGAGAGTTAGAACTGAGACAAGTTCAATTAAGGAAAATTCAGTGATGAATTATTCGACGAGTAATAAATCGAACGAGGTCAACGCGGTTCAAGGCTCGCATTCGGATAAGAAATCAGTgtcaaaatcaaaagaaactAAAACTCAGGAGATTCTGGCATCGAGTCAGTATAACTCGACGTCTGGTACGACCACGAATTCGGGAGTATCGAAAATATCGGTTGTTCCTACCGCCAACCTTATGCCCAACAAATCAAAAGCTGACAAATTCAATCCAATGGATCTTACGAGTAGCTCGCTCTCTATAACGCCTGTAAATGACTACCACAAATCTGGGAAGCTCGGAGAatcgaaagaattgaaaaaggaagataCGATTTCCATCACGGCTTGCGCCGAGGGTGGCCAAGACGGAGTTACTACCGTTTCGCAATCTGGAAATACTTCCAGCAACCAAACGCTCGGGATTTACATGCCATCGCTGAATCAAGAAGCTTCGgtaatttcatcgattccaAAACCAGTTTCATTGAAACATAGAATATTGCAAGAATCTTTGGACGTTAGACAGGAGGAGAAGGTAGGGACCGAACACGTCCCTAGTACCGACTCGCATAAGACtgatagaaaagaaaggaaggaaaaacgCGCTGAAAGCAGCAGGCACAAGTCGCACCACGATAgtaaaaagcgaagaaaagagCACAAATCACACGAGCACGCGGACTCTCATAAAGTCGAGACCACCTTACCGGCGATCCAATCGTCTATATCAAAGGAGGACCAGGACGAAACTGTGGCAGCAACTAATTTCTTGAGTCAAATTGAGCCAAGCGTCTTAGACGAGCCAACGGGAAATATGATAACGCCAAGTGAACAAGAAAATGACGTGCAAAAGGTCATGCGCGCGTTAAAGGAACTGGAAGAGCTccaagaaatgaaatattctccaTGTCATTCACCCGTCAGTGTCATTCAAAAACCTAGCAAGTCTTCTACGAATACGCAATACGTTAATTACCAAGACGATTACCAGCACCTGTATCATAAAAAGGACGACAAAATAAGGACGCAGAAGAAAGAGGATAATCAGTGGTAA
- the LOC105689258 gene encoding ubinuclein-1 isoform X2, whose translation MSEQKRVPLQSLGTTKKEKKGEEFVQSYRFSLTLPESNEQACPEFNYRELLKSAEKKRKKENKKGDENNVVNGLDPHDDDDDDKFREMAKRFEAKYGTGTAGRKKHNKYDDYVDLGAGYDETDSFIDNTDAYDEIVPEEMTTVRGGFYINSGALEFKTSEGNPVIGNHNNNNNNEDESSESSEEELEEEGSPKQSKKRALSTSEEEELEENVTEYPLKKPKMDDNGEKNSSNDGALKKKKKQELSILNRQKNTIVRDLLRVKREVREADLPADLEDRKKAEKSELTKPKSNSEKKFDIKRFEKKASSNGMEVKSKSETKKIAFYDDTIESVVNAARVEDQSSSDTMDSGKSRSIVCSNSDCDDAMDKEESPLPDALREDMREIINKLKAHAETTKEGKTKFFNGPVISYLLSLEKALRIKYPASVRLQTYDHLVHYLPCSKPTLLNRAKKIYLQDVEDRVKTPLERLKAAIDKIMPSVMVKYTRDCHRVADDKGIEGSPTDPDSSDADDSGNKSSEKSKIPQRRFPWTDETKKLVAEIASARREYFEILKPRKETVETFVSTFMDAKVRPLWPPGWIRLQTLLKYANPQLQGKRKLKKLKDGSATPGISAVVMGSSVQSSNVKMDSNIVNNDERVRTETSSIKENSVMNYSTSNKSNEVNAVQGSHSDKKSVSKSKETKTQEILASSQYNSTSGTTTNSGVSKISVVPTANLMPNKSKADKFNPMDLTSSSLSITPVNDYHKSGKLGESKELKKEDTISITACAEGGQDGVTTVSQSGNTSSNQTLGIYMPSLNQEASVISSIPKPVSLKHRILQESLDVRQEEKVGTEHVPSTDSHKTDRKERKEKRAESSRHKSHHDSKKRRKEHKSHEHADSHKVETTLPAIQSSISKEDQDETVAATNFLSQIEPSVLDEPTGNMITPSEQENDVQKVMRALKELEELQEMKYSPCHSPVSVIQKPSKSSTNTQYVNYQDDYQHLYHKKDDKIRTQKKEDNQW comes from the exons aaaaaacgaaaaaaggaaaataaaaaaggtgaTGAAAACAATGTTGTCAATGGGCTGGACCCacacgacgatgatgatgacgacaaATTTCGGGAGATGGCTAAAAGATTCGAAGCTAAATAT GGGACTGGAACagccggaagaaaaaaacacaacaaaTACGACGATTACGTTGACCTCGGAGCTGGGTACGATGAGACAGATTCATTCATCGACAATACGGATGCC TACGATGAAATTGTACCCGAAGAGATGACGACGGTGCGAGGAGGATTTTACATAAATTCTGGGGCCCTGGAGTTTAAAACTTCCGAGGGAAATCCTGTGATCGGCAatcacaataataacaataacaatgaagATGAGAGTAGCGAAAGTAGCGAGGAAGAACTCGAAGAGGAGGGCAGCCCCAAGCAATCGAAAAAAAGAGCTCTCAGTACATcggaggaagaagaattgGAGGAAAATGTGACAGAATACCCGCTCAAA aaaCCTAAAATGGATGACaacggcgaaaaaaattctagcaACGACGGGGccctgaagaaaaagaagaaacaagagCTTTCCATCTTAAATAGGCAAAAAAATACGATCGTTCGGGACTTACTTAGAGTAAAACGGGAGGTACGAGAGGCTGATTTACCTGCAG ATCTAGAGGATAGGAAGAAAGCCGAGAAAAGTGAACTCACGAAGCCTAAATCtaactcggaaaaaaaatttgatatcaaaagattcgaaaaaaaagcttcgagtAATGGGATGGAGGTGAAgtcaaagtccgaaacgaaaaaaattgctttttACGACGACACTATAGAGAGCGTAGTGAACGCGGCGCGAGTCGAAGACCAATCTAGTTCAGACACTATGGATTCTGGCAAATCTCGTAGTATAGTCTGTTCAAATTCTGACTGCGACGATGCGATGGATAAGGAAGAAAGTCCGTTACCCGATGCACTGAGAGAAGATATGAGAGAAATTATTAACAAACTGAAAGCTCACGCCGAAACTACCAAGGAggggaaaacaaaattcttcAACGGTCCGGTTATTTCTTATCTTCTCAG cttGGAAAAAGCActtcgaataaaatatccGGCCAGCGTAAGACTCCAAACTTACGACCACCTGGTACATTATTTACCGTGCAGTAAACCGACTCTTCTCAACAGAGCGAAAAAGATTTACCTCCAAGACGTTGAAGATAGAGTTAAGACCCCGCTTGAGAG gTTAAAAGCGGCGATAGACAAAATCATGCCGTCCGTAATGGTCAAGTATACGAGGGACTGCCACAGAGTTGCCGACGACAA GGGTATCGAGGGTTCTCCGACAGATCCTGATAGCAGCGACGCGGATGACAGCGGTAACAAGTCGTCTGAAAAATCTAAGATTCCTCAGCGACGGTTTCCATGGACCGACGAAACAAA AAAACTAGTGGCTGAAATCGCATCTGCACGTCGAGAATACTTCGAAATATTAAAACCACGAAAAGAAACCGTTGAAACTTTTGTATCTACGTTTATGGACGCTAAAGTTCGACCCCTATGGCCACCCGGATGGATTAGACTACAAACGTTACTCAAGTACGCCAATCCTCAACTGCA AGGGaagaggaaattaaaaaagctAAAAGATGGATCAGCGACACCAGGAATCAGTGCGGTAGTGATGGGATCGAGTGTTCAGAGTTCGAATGTGAAAATGGATTCTAATATCGTGAATAACGACGAGAGAGTTAGAACTGAGACAAGTTCAATTAAGGAAAATTCAGTGATGAATTATTCGACGAGTAATAAATCGAACGAGGTCAACGCGGTTCAAGGCTCGCATTCGGATAAGAAATCAGTgtcaaaatcaaaagaaactAAAACTCAGGAGATTCTGGCATCGAGTCAGTATAACTCGACGTCTGGTACGACCACGAATTCGGGAGTATCGAAAATATCGGTTGTTCCTACCGCCAACCTTATGCCCAACAAATCAAAAGCTGACAAATTCAATCCAATGGATCTTACGAGTAGCTCGCTCTCTATAACGCCTGTAAATGACTACCACAAATCTGGGAAGCTCGGAGAatcgaaagaattgaaaaaggaagataCGATTTCCATCACGGCTTGCGCCGAGGGTGGCCAAGACGGAGTTACTACCGTTTCGCAATCTGGAAATACTTCCAGCAACCAAACGCTCGGGATTTACATGCCATCGCTGAATCAAGAAGCTTCGgtaatttcatcgattccaAAACCAGTTTCATTGAAACATAGAATATTGCAAGAATCTTTGGACGTTAGACAGGAGGAGAAGGTAGGGACCGAACACGTCCCTAGTACCGACTCGCATAAGACtgatagaaaagaaaggaaggaaaaacgCGCTGAAAGCAGCAGGCACAAGTCGCACCACGATAgtaaaaagcgaagaaaagagCACAAATCACACGAGCACGCGGACTCTCATAAAGTCGAGACCACCTTACCGGCGATCCAATCGTCTATATCAAAGGAGGACCAGGACGAAACTGTGGCAGCAACTAATTTCTTGAGTCAAATTGAGCCAAGCGTCTTAGACGAGCCAACGGGAAATATGATAACGCCAAGTGAACAAGAAAATGACGTGCAAAAGGTCATGCGCGCGTTAAAGGAACTGGAAGAGCTccaagaaatgaaatattctccaTGTCATTCACCCGTCAGTGTCATTCAAAAACCTAGCAAGTCTTCTACGAATACGCAATACGTTAATTACCAAGACGATTACCAGCACCTGTATCATAAAAAGGACGACAAAATAAGGACGCAGAAGAAAGAGGATAATCAGTGGTAA
- the LOC105689258 gene encoding ubinuclein-1 isoform X3, whose amino-acid sequence MAKRFEAKYGTGTAGRKKHNKYDDYVDLGAGYDETDSFIDNTDAYDEIVPEEMTTVRGGFYINSGALEFKTSEGNPVIGNHNNNNNNEDESSESSEEELEEEGSPKQSKKRALSTSEEEELEENVTEYPLKKPKMDDNGEKNSSNDGALKKKKKQELSILNRQKNTIVRDLLRVKREVREADLPAEDLEDRKKAEKSELTKPKSNSEKKFDIKRFEKKASSNGMEVKSKSETKKIAFYDDTIESVVNAARVEDQSSSDTMDSGKSRSIVCSNSDCDDAMDKEESPLPDALREDMREIINKLKAHAETTKEGKTKFFNGPVISYLLSLEKALRIKYPASVRLQTYDHLVHYLPCSKPTLLNRAKKIYLQDVEDRVKTPLERLKAAIDKIMPSVMVKYTRDCHRVADDKGIEGSPTDPDSSDADDSGNKSSEKSKIPQRRFPWTDETKKLVAEIASARREYFEILKPRKETVETFVSTFMDAKVRPLWPPGWIRLQTLLKYANPQLQGKRKLKKLKDGSATPGISAVVMGSSVQSSNVKMDSNIVNNDERVRTETSSIKENSVMNYSTSNKSNEVNAVQGSHSDKKSVSKSKETKTQEILASSQYNSTSGTTTNSGVSKISVVPTANLMPNKSKADKFNPMDLTSSSLSITPVNDYHKSGKLGESKELKKEDTISITACAEGGQDGVTTVSQSGNTSSNQTLGIYMPSLNQEASVISSIPKPVSLKHRILQESLDVRQEEKVGTEHVPSTDSHKTDRKERKEKRAESSRHKSHHDSKKRRKEHKSHEHADSHKVETTLPAIQSSISKEDQDETVAATNFLSQIEPSVLDEPTGNMITPSEQENDVQKVMRALKELEELQEMKYSPCHSPVSVIQKPSKSSTNTQYVNYQDDYQHLYHKKDDKIRTQKKEDNQW is encoded by the exons ATGGCTAAAAGATTCGAAGCTAAATAT GGGACTGGAACagccggaagaaaaaaacacaacaaaTACGACGATTACGTTGACCTCGGAGCTGGGTACGATGAGACAGATTCATTCATCGACAATACGGATGCC TACGATGAAATTGTACCCGAAGAGATGACGACGGTGCGAGGAGGATTTTACATAAATTCTGGGGCCCTGGAGTTTAAAACTTCCGAGGGAAATCCTGTGATCGGCAatcacaataataacaataacaatgaagATGAGAGTAGCGAAAGTAGCGAGGAAGAACTCGAAGAGGAGGGCAGCCCCAAGCAATCGAAAAAAAGAGCTCTCAGTACATcggaggaagaagaattgGAGGAAAATGTGACAGAATACCCGCTCAAA aaaCCTAAAATGGATGACaacggcgaaaaaaattctagcaACGACGGGGccctgaagaaaaagaagaaacaagagCTTTCCATCTTAAATAGGCAAAAAAATACGATCGTTCGGGACTTACTTAGAGTAAAACGGGAGGTACGAGAGGCTGATTTACCTGCAG AAGATCTAGAGGATAGGAAGAAAGCCGAGAAAAGTGAACTCACGAAGCCTAAATCtaactcggaaaaaaaatttgatatcaaaagattcgaaaaaaaagcttcgagtAATGGGATGGAGGTGAAgtcaaagtccgaaacgaaaaaaattgctttttACGACGACACTATAGAGAGCGTAGTGAACGCGGCGCGAGTCGAAGACCAATCTAGTTCAGACACTATGGATTCTGGCAAATCTCGTAGTATAGTCTGTTCAAATTCTGACTGCGACGATGCGATGGATAAGGAAGAAAGTCCGTTACCCGATGCACTGAGAGAAGATATGAGAGAAATTATTAACAAACTGAAAGCTCACGCCGAAACTACCAAGGAggggaaaacaaaattcttcAACGGTCCGGTTATTTCTTATCTTCTCAG cttGGAAAAAGCActtcgaataaaatatccGGCCAGCGTAAGACTCCAAACTTACGACCACCTGGTACATTATTTACCGTGCAGTAAACCGACTCTTCTCAACAGAGCGAAAAAGATTTACCTCCAAGACGTTGAAGATAGAGTTAAGACCCCGCTTGAGAG gTTAAAAGCGGCGATAGACAAAATCATGCCGTCCGTAATGGTCAAGTATACGAGGGACTGCCACAGAGTTGCCGACGACAA GGGTATCGAGGGTTCTCCGACAGATCCTGATAGCAGCGACGCGGATGACAGCGGTAACAAGTCGTCTGAAAAATCTAAGATTCCTCAGCGACGGTTTCCATGGACCGACGAAACAAA AAAACTAGTGGCTGAAATCGCATCTGCACGTCGAGAATACTTCGAAATATTAAAACCACGAAAAGAAACCGTTGAAACTTTTGTATCTACGTTTATGGACGCTAAAGTTCGACCCCTATGGCCACCCGGATGGATTAGACTACAAACGTTACTCAAGTACGCCAATCCTCAACTGCA AGGGaagaggaaattaaaaaagctAAAAGATGGATCAGCGACACCAGGAATCAGTGCGGTAGTGATGGGATCGAGTGTTCAGAGTTCGAATGTGAAAATGGATTCTAATATCGTGAATAACGACGAGAGAGTTAGAACTGAGACAAGTTCAATTAAGGAAAATTCAGTGATGAATTATTCGACGAGTAATAAATCGAACGAGGTCAACGCGGTTCAAGGCTCGCATTCGGATAAGAAATCAGTgtcaaaatcaaaagaaactAAAACTCAGGAGATTCTGGCATCGAGTCAGTATAACTCGACGTCTGGTACGACCACGAATTCGGGAGTATCGAAAATATCGGTTGTTCCTACCGCCAACCTTATGCCCAACAAATCAAAAGCTGACAAATTCAATCCAATGGATCTTACGAGTAGCTCGCTCTCTATAACGCCTGTAAATGACTACCACAAATCTGGGAAGCTCGGAGAatcgaaagaattgaaaaaggaagataCGATTTCCATCACGGCTTGCGCCGAGGGTGGCCAAGACGGAGTTACTACCGTTTCGCAATCTGGAAATACTTCCAGCAACCAAACGCTCGGGATTTACATGCCATCGCTGAATCAAGAAGCTTCGgtaatttcatcgattccaAAACCAGTTTCATTGAAACATAGAATATTGCAAGAATCTTTGGACGTTAGACAGGAGGAGAAGGTAGGGACCGAACACGTCCCTAGTACCGACTCGCATAAGACtgatagaaaagaaaggaaggaaaaacgCGCTGAAAGCAGCAGGCACAAGTCGCACCACGATAgtaaaaagcgaagaaaagagCACAAATCACACGAGCACGCGGACTCTCATAAAGTCGAGACCACCTTACCGGCGATCCAATCGTCTATATCAAAGGAGGACCAGGACGAAACTGTGGCAGCAACTAATTTCTTGAGTCAAATTGAGCCAAGCGTCTTAGACGAGCCAACGGGAAATATGATAACGCCAAGTGAACAAGAAAATGACGTGCAAAAGGTCATGCGCGCGTTAAAGGAACTGGAAGAGCTccaagaaatgaaatattctccaTGTCATTCACCCGTCAGTGTCATTCAAAAACCTAGCAAGTCTTCTACGAATACGCAATACGTTAATTACCAAGACGATTACCAGCACCTGTATCATAAAAAGGACGACAAAATAAGGACGCAGAAGAAAGAGGATAATCAGTGGTAA